One genomic window of Methyloceanibacter sp. wino2 includes the following:
- the ccmD gene encoding heme exporter protein CcmD translates to MLGLGPHASFIIGAYAVALVALGALTIAIIADDRKQRRLLADLERQGITRRSAARPRPAATPTVTRTAPSDAKGAT, encoded by the coding sequence ATGCTCGGTCTCGGACCTCATGCCAGCTTCATCATCGGCGCCTACGCGGTGGCGTTGGTCGCGTTGGGCGCGCTCACGATCGCGATCATCGCCGACGACCGCAAACAGCGCCGCCTCTTGGCCGACCTCGAGCGTCAAGGCATTACCCGCCGATCGGCCGCAAGGCCAAGGCCTGCCGCAACGCCGACCGTGACACGCACGGCCCCGTCGGATGCGAAGGGGGCCACGTGA